The segment GATCTGATGCTGATTGAGGATCATCTCAACTTCACCGGAGCCAATCCCTTGATCGGTCCCAACGAAGACCGCTTGGGTCCCCGTTTCCCCGATCTGTCGGCGGCCTATGACCGGGATTTGATCCGATTGGCCCGGGAAGTGGCTGATGAGCAGGGAATCCGTCTGCAACAGGGAGTATATGCGGGAGTCAGCGGCCCCTCCTATATGACCCCGGCTGAATTGATCATGCTTCGCAACCTGGGAGGGGATACCGTCGGCATGTCGACGGTGCCGGAAGTGATCGCAGCCCGCCATGCGGGTCTGAAGGTGCTGGGGATCTCCTGTATCACGGATATGGCCATTGGCGAGGAGCTGGAACCCCTGACCCACGAACAGGTGGTGGAGGTGGCCAATCAGACGAAACCTCGTTTTATCGGGTTGGTAAAAGGAATCCTGGCCCGGATGGAGGGATAAGATGGAGGCAGTGGAACTGATCCGGAAAAAACG is part of the Kroppenstedtia eburnea genome and harbors:
- a CDS encoding purine-nucleoside phosphorylase, which produces MTQIMERIAEAKETIEKKTDHRPTIGLILGSGLGDLARDLEDADYIPYDEIPHFPESTVEGHAGRLVIGRLSGKTVVAMEGRFHFYEGYTQREVVFPVYVMKALGVNSLVATNACGGMNASFQAGDLMLIEDHLNFTGANPLIGPNEDRLGPRFPDLSAAYDRDLIRLAREVADEQGIRLQQGVYAGVSGPSYMTPAELIMLRNLGGDTVGMSTVPEVIAARHAGLKVLGISCITDMAIGEELEPLTHEQVVEVANQTKPRFIGLVKGILARMEG